GGAAGAAAAAGAGCGGGCCGAGCGGGAAAAAGCAGAACGAAAAAATCGGATTGCCTACATTTTTGGCGAAGAGTATGAACCGGCCCGAAAGGTAAATACCCGCTATATTCTTCATTTTGGCGACACCAATACCGGAAAAACCTACACAGCGCTGGAGCGGCTTAAAGCGTGCCCATCGGGTCTTTACCTGGCACCGCTCCGCCTGTTGGCGCTCGAGGTATATGAAAAACTAAATAAAGACGGGATCCCATGTGATTTAAAAACGGGGGAAGAAGAAAAACGGACAGAAGGAGCTGCACATGCCTCCAGCACAGTTGAAATGTTTCAAGAAAACCGTCATTATGACATTGTCGTCATTGATGAAGCGCAAATGATTGCTGATAAAGAGAGGGGCTTCTCCTGGTTCCGCAGTATTACCAAAGCAAATGCCCGGGAAGTTCATATTATCGGCAGTCCCAATGTAAAAGAGCTGATTCTTGGCCTGCTGGGAGAAGAAGCGGATGTAGAAGTGCGGGAATACAAGCGTGAACTGCCATTATTAGTACGGAAAAAATCATTCCGCCTGAAGGACGTTCAAAAAGGAGATGCCCTGGTTGCGTTTTCGAGAAAACGGGTGCTTGAGATCGCGGGGAATCTGGAAGGAGACGGACACAAGGTCAGTGTCATTTACGGAAACATGCCGCCAGAATCCCGGCAGCGTCAAATGGAGAATTTTAATGCTGGCGCTACGCACATTTTAGTCGCTACAGATGCGATTGGCATGGGCTTGAACCTTCCGATCAAACGAATTATTTTAATGAGCAGCCAAAAATTTGATGGGAAAAGACGCCGGGAACTGACTACGCAGGAAGTAAAGCAAATTGCCGGCCGGGCCGGGCGCAAAGGATTATATGAACAAGGGGAAGTTGTGTTTATGGAAAATCCAAAGCGCATGAAACGGCTGCTCGAAGGAAAAGATGTGCCGATCCAGGTGTTCACGGTGGCGCCAACCCGCAGTGTATTGGAACGGTTCAAGCGTTATTATAAAGATTTAGGCCTTTTCTTCGAATTATGGAAAGAATTCCAAAATCCAAAAGGTACAAAAAAAGCCTCACTTGCCCAGGAAGAATATTTGTACAGCCTGGTGAGAGGAACAGCGATCGAGCAGCGGTTCAGCATGGAGGATTTATATAGCTACCTGCAAATTCCTTTTTCCGCTTATGAAGACATTTTAGCGGATCAATGGAAGCGGGTGCTCATGTCCTTAGTAAACCGGACTGACATGCCGGACCCGTTTGTTCAAAAAGAAACATTAGAAGAACTGGAGCTTTCCTATAAATCAGTAGAGCTGCATTTAATGTTTTTATACCGGTTAAATAAGCCGACTGAGGCGTATTACTGGGAACGGGTCAAAAAAGAAATTGCCGATGATATTCATTACTGGCTGAGCCACAACATCAAAGCGGTCGTGAAAAAATGCCGGCAATGCGGCAGAAAATTGGATTGGGATTACCCGTACAGCATCTGCCAGGCGTGTTATGAGCGGGGGCAGCCTTTTCAAAAATACAGAAATCGCCGCTGATTTTAGAAAAGTATTTGAAAAAGGCCGAGTTTCCGCTCGGCCTTTTTCTTTGCGTACAATTGTGAATAATAGGAAACGATCAGATAAGCAGCGAAAGGAAAGCAGAAATAAGCACAGAAAGTAAACGATAAAGATATAGTACAGCCTAAATTTAATTAGCTGAAATACAAATATATTGTGTATAGAAAAAGACAACCCACTAGTAAAAGAAATAATGGAAAATAATCTTGCAATTTTCAGAATACTAAGTTAAAATCAGAAAAAATAGCGCTTTCATAAAGGAGCTACCTTAAAAAGAAGCAAAGACTTTGTCTAGCGTTTAATTAGATCGATCTAAAATTTTTTGGTTTACTTTTAGATCGATCTAAAAAAAACTTCTCTTGAAAGCGCTGTCTTGACTGATTAAAATAAGGGGGTTTGGAAATGAAGAAATGCGTGATCTGGTTAGTTGCAGCAGTAATGATGATTTTAGCAGGATGTTCTGGCGCAAGCAGCAGTGGTAGTGGTGAATCAGCAGAAGTTAAAACAATGAAAATGGCAGTGGCTACATCAAAAGACCGCTCTTTAACAAAAGGCCTTGATAAGTTTAAAGAAATTGTGGAAAAAGAATCGAATGGATCTATTAAAGTTCAAGTGTTCCCAGACGGGCAGCTTGGGGGCGACCGGGCGGTATTTGAAGGTTTAAAAATGAATTCTATTCAAGGTACGACCATGTCATCAGGACCTATCGCTTCTTTTGTAAAAGAATTTGAAGTGCTTGATTTCCCATATTTGTTTAAAGATGAAGAAACAGCCTACAGAGTGCTTGATGGTGAAATC
The genomic region above belongs to Domibacillus sp. DTU_2020_1001157_1_SI_ALB_TIR_016 and contains:
- a CDS encoding DEAD/DEAH box helicase, which gives rise to MAAELQGIEKHHQKAIESTKKQIHTNILEFIENNETPTLDEYLQKRALFLGKVWSDIWKQRLVSSYSRSEKMEYLRSMGIEVDELSLNQLKKSFYQVLAHFEPFDAAEWVRDEYEETWALITQNMQSSKKKQKQKQMKRSWNKQFLLPAVSRLLEEKYLYFYLYVRKYAGKRLEQHLNSGVRFTEDESGTLHKAGTFHPEYYSMVASFLTEFTGRTAPGYPDFDDWTHETYWDAYYELILSYVTKDFKQVIFAELPKELGTLYEQQTGEEWSYGVFQKSKDINFLLEDCAESFFREWEEDVVDSVLATPQTSEEINEAWKQFEQKRREEKERAEREKAERKNRIAYIFGEEYEPARKVNTRYILHFGDTNTGKTYTALERLKACPSGLYLAPLRLLALEVYEKLNKDGIPCDLKTGEEEKRTEGAAHASSTVEMFQENRHYDIVVIDEAQMIADKERGFSWFRSITKANAREVHIIGSPNVKELILGLLGEEADVEVREYKRELPLLVRKKSFRLKDVQKGDALVAFSRKRVLEIAGNLEGDGHKVSVIYGNMPPESRQRQMENFNAGATHILVATDAIGMGLNLPIKRIILMSSQKFDGKRRRELTTQEVKQIAGRAGRKGLYEQGEVVFMENPKRMKRLLEGKDVPIQVFTVAPTRSVLERFKRYYKDLGLFFELWKEFQNPKGTKKASLAQEEYLYSLVRGTAIEQRFSMEDLYSYLQIPFSAYEDILADQWKRVLMSLVNRTDMPDPFVQKETLEELELSYKSVELHLMFLYRLNKPTEAYYWERVKKEIADDIHYWLSHNIKAVVKKCRQCGRKLDWDYPYSICQACYERGQPFQKYRNRR